In a genomic window of Amycolatopsis japonica:
- a CDS encoding type 2 periplasmic-binding domain-containing protein encodes MKRVTMLAAITTAAVLALSACGGETQPGAAAPAPAPSEGKSLLSSPLGDPIQLAALTRESTKKAKSSKVTMESVAGSQKQTATGQGMYDGENTKFSMSMDSDGKKLEILFVDSALYFKLDASDKAEMQTDKSYVKISADGQDPISQMLGKVMSKAIKDSDPSRTLEQVSKAGKITKSDQVELNGELTNHYVVEIEVEKAIALIAGEVGVPFPAEVQKQLDAKLKGKNVTIPTELWLNADQLPVQVVSDQTAFMKAMGVAGDGVAKTTVKYSDWGTPVEVTAPPADQVGDLAEIMKKAGGR; translated from the coding sequence TTGAAGCGCGTAACCATGCTCGCCGCCATCACCACGGCCGCCGTCCTGGCGCTGTCCGCTTGCGGTGGCGAGACGCAGCCCGGCGCGGCTGCTCCCGCTCCTGCTCCTTCCGAGGGGAAGAGCCTGCTTTCGTCGCCGCTCGGCGACCCGATCCAGCTCGCGGCGCTGACCCGCGAGAGCACCAAGAAGGCCAAGTCGTCCAAGGTGACGATGGAGAGCGTCGCCGGCAGCCAGAAGCAGACGGCGACCGGACAGGGCATGTACGACGGAGAGAACACCAAGTTCTCGATGTCCATGGACAGCGACGGCAAGAAGCTGGAGATCCTCTTCGTCGACAGCGCGCTGTACTTCAAGCTCGACGCGTCCGACAAGGCCGAGATGCAGACGGACAAGTCGTACGTGAAGATCTCCGCCGACGGCCAGGACCCCATCTCGCAGATGCTCGGCAAGGTGATGTCGAAGGCCATCAAGGACAGTGACCCGTCGCGCACCCTCGAGCAGGTCTCGAAGGCCGGCAAGATCACGAAGTCGGACCAGGTCGAGCTGAACGGTGAGCTCACCAACCACTACGTCGTCGAAATCGAGGTCGAGAAGGCCATCGCCCTCATCGCGGGCGAAGTGGGCGTGCCGTTCCCGGCGGAGGTCCAAAAGCAGCTCGACGCGAAGCTGAAGGGCAAGAACGTCACCATCCCGACCGAGCTGTGGCTCAACGCCGACCAGCTGCCGGTGCAGGTCGTGTCGGACCAGACGGCGTTCATGAAGGCCATGGGCGTCGCCGGTGACGGCGTCGCCAAGACCACGGTCAAGTACTCCGACTGGGGCACCCCGGTGGAGGTCACCGCCCCGCCCGCCGACCAGGTCGGCGACCTGGCCGAGATCATGAAGAAGGCCGGCGGCCGGTAG
- the rsgA gene encoding ribosome small subunit-dependent GTPase A, which produces MAGKDWRRLDESDVRIRPGKGTRPRSKRRPEHADASTAMVIGKDRGRWTCAIDSDPDRVVTAMRARELGRVPVVVGDTVGIVGDVSGKPDTLARIIRVDERSSVLRRTADDTDPFERVVVANAEQLLIVTALADPPPRTGFIDRCLVACYAGGLEPVLCLTKADLASPDELLAGYAGLDIPAVVTRHDEHPEELTGRLKGRLTALVGHSGVGKSTLVNRLVPDAGLATGVVSAVGKGRHTSVAAVALPLPGGGWVVDTPGVRSFGLAHVTADDIVLAFEEFAAAAEECPSGCGHLGPPSDPDCALDDVVTDGDASHERLESLRRLLGSRAGHDDDR; this is translated from the coding sequence TTGGCGGGCAAGGACTGGCGCAGGCTGGACGAATCCGACGTGCGGATCCGTCCCGGCAAGGGCACCAGGCCGCGCAGCAAACGCCGTCCCGAGCACGCGGACGCCTCCACGGCGATGGTCATCGGCAAGGACCGCGGCCGCTGGACCTGCGCGATCGACTCCGATCCCGACCGCGTCGTCACCGCGATGCGGGCCCGTGAGCTGGGCCGGGTCCCGGTCGTCGTCGGCGACACCGTCGGCATCGTCGGCGACGTGAGCGGGAAACCGGACACCCTCGCCCGCATCATCCGGGTGGACGAGCGCTCCAGTGTGCTGCGCCGGACCGCGGACGACACCGACCCCTTCGAACGGGTGGTGGTCGCCAACGCCGAGCAGCTGCTGATCGTGACCGCGCTGGCCGATCCCCCGCCGCGCACCGGATTCATCGACCGGTGTCTCGTCGCCTGTTACGCGGGCGGTCTCGAACCGGTCCTCTGCCTGACGAAGGCCGACCTCGCGAGCCCGGACGAACTCCTCGCCGGCTACGCGGGCCTCGACATCCCGGCCGTGGTCACCCGGCACGACGAGCATCCGGAAGAACTGACCGGGCGGCTCAAGGGCAGGCTCACCGCGCTGGTCGGGCATTCCGGGGTCGGGAAGTCCACTTTGGTCAATCGCCTGGTTCCCGACGCCGGTCTGGCGACCGGCGTGGTCAGCGCGGTCGGCAAGGGCAGGCACACGTCCGTCGCGGCCGTCGCGCTCCCCCTGCCCGGCGGCGGCTGGGTGGTCGACACCCCCGGCGTCCGCTCGTTCGGGCTGGCGCATGTGACCGCCGACGACATCGTGCTCGCGTTCGAGGAATTCGCCGCGGCCGCCGAAGAATGTCCGTCCGGCTGCGGTCATCTCGGACCGCCTTCGGACCCGGACTGCGCGCTCGACGACGTGGTCACGGATGGTGACGCCAGTCACGAACGACTGGAGTCTTTGCGCCGCCTTCTGGGTTCCCGAGCCGGGCATGACGACGATCGGTAA